A section of the Verrucomicrobium sp. GAS474 genome encodes:
- a CDS encoding glucosaminidase domain-containing protein gives MKSINLTHAIARRPFFEDKPKRVGLFTTLVLSNAFWIAVSATLLLTVISMSKVGKSFAASYWEQHQRMAEIEDAKAQAIAERDLKIANLLSVQNSSTADILTMAKTLNSVFETAQNSAQERFLEAALPEALRIQITEGIPASAVMAQAILESRYGQSSLATKGNNFFGIKAFDTWKGPRQKNVPTLDDGSIPTIADFRAYANLAEGFSGYAAFLRETGRYDNAFNKKTGLEFISTVLRDGYCGDPHYVEMVRTIINRHNLDKLDTMYSSQVAKANAAITAKNSRS, from the coding sequence ATGAAAAGCATCAACCTGACACACGCCATCGCCCGCCGGCCCTTCTTCGAGGACAAGCCGAAGCGCGTCGGCCTCTTCACGACGCTCGTGCTTTCGAACGCCTTCTGGATCGCCGTCTCGGCGACCCTCCTCCTCACCGTCATCTCGATGAGCAAGGTCGGCAAGTCGTTCGCCGCCTCCTACTGGGAGCAGCACCAGCGGATGGCCGAGATCGAAGACGCCAAGGCCCAGGCCATCGCCGAGCGCGACCTCAAGATCGCCAACCTCCTCAGCGTCCAGAACAGCTCGACCGCCGATATCCTCACGATGGCGAAGACGCTGAACTCGGTCTTCGAGACTGCCCAGAATTCGGCCCAGGAACGCTTCCTCGAAGCGGCCCTCCCCGAGGCCCTACGCATCCAGATCACCGAGGGGATCCCCGCCTCCGCCGTCATGGCCCAGGCGATCCTCGAAAGCCGCTACGGCCAGAGCAGCCTCGCCACGAAGGGAAACAACTTCTTCGGCATCAAGGCCTTCGACACCTGGAAGGGCCCCCGCCAGAAGAACGTCCCCACCCTCGACGACGGCAGCATCCCGACCATCGCCGACTTCCGCGCCTACGCGAACCTCGCCGAAGGGTTCTCCGGCTATGCCGCCTTCCTCCGGGAAACCGGCCGCTACGACAACGCCTTCAACAAGAAGACCGGGCTCGAATTCATCAGCACCGTCCTCCGCGACGGCTACTGCGGCGACCCCCACTACGTCGAGATGGTCCGCACCATCATCAACCGCCACAACCTCGACAAGCTCGACACCATGTACTCCTCGCAGGTCGCCAAGGCCAACGCGGCGATCACGGCGAAGAACTCGCGCTCGTAA
- a CDS encoding hybrid sensor histidine kinase/response regulator: protein MQDQLLSFFSLDSVTTTRSEQERTSSGFLYPLPVPASPIGRAPTEEEDRFRLAALGSRTGIWDWDLVTGNAYFSPIYGELLGYPQDDPAPDSRIADFEARLHPDERERIRDIHIAHLENRAPYDFEFRIRTRSGTYQWYRNRGRAFHDTAGRPVRMLGTIHEINARRRVLEELTQRERKFRSVIETAASVIIGINLDYTIFEWNTEAEHVIGVKREAALGQSYLSLAVPAELREEITRRIAAAFHGHPIRNYEIPVTPAPAAGATSGNVATPILLWNISRLLDAHDLPSGAILVGLDITERKRAEQELHQSRRLKAVGELAAGVAHEFNNILTPMLLHVENVTAQLGDRPGLQDDLAAVDRAIHSAANLVSRIMQMSKPGNEKLELLRLSDIAGETLQFIHRTLDRRIRIETAFDPDLPPALYNRGSLSQALINLILNAKDALVDKLDKASEGGDPAWVPTIVVGTRALIAQPPATATASGKPEPFQQLYVTDNGTGMSTETRQWVFQPFFTTKGPRKGTGLGLAAVWSFVEAVGGFIDLESRLGHGTTFRLNLPRRTQSEEPAGKKPPGKAQPAAPANPALGRQILYAEDDDFVAGAIGAFLLRQGFVVSRQADGLAALRAYEAEPRRWDLVLTDLNMPNLSGLDLIRELRRAPRDYRGKIVVFSGMISEEAQQQLEELGVAAILSKPLLPQALRDKLWEILTPAEDAWDI from the coding sequence ATGCAAGACCAGCTCCTCTCCTTCTTCTCCCTCGATTCCGTCACCACCACCCGGAGCGAACAGGAGCGGACCTCCTCCGGCTTCCTCTATCCCCTCCCCGTCCCGGCTTCCCCTATCGGGCGCGCTCCCACCGAGGAGGAGGATCGCTTCCGCCTCGCCGCCCTCGGCTCCCGCACCGGCATCTGGGATTGGGACCTCGTCACCGGCAACGCCTACTTTTCCCCCATCTACGGGGAACTCCTCGGCTACCCGCAGGACGATCCCGCCCCCGACTCCCGGATCGCCGACTTCGAGGCCCGCCTCCATCCCGACGAGCGGGAGCGGATCCGCGACATCCACATTGCCCACCTCGAAAACCGCGCCCCCTACGATTTCGAGTTCCGCATCCGCACGCGAAGCGGGACCTACCAGTGGTACCGCAACCGGGGCCGCGCCTTCCACGACACCGCGGGCCGCCCCGTCCGGATGCTGGGGACGATCCACGAGATCAACGCCCGCCGCCGCGTCCTCGAGGAGCTGACGCAGCGCGAGCGGAAATTCCGCTCCGTCATCGAGACCGCCGCCAGCGTCATCATCGGAATCAACCTCGACTACACGATCTTCGAGTGGAACACCGAGGCCGAGCACGTCATCGGCGTGAAGCGCGAGGCCGCCCTCGGCCAGAGCTACCTCTCCCTCGCCGTCCCCGCCGAGCTCCGGGAGGAGATCACCCGCCGCATCGCCGCCGCCTTCCACGGCCATCCCATCCGGAACTACGAGATCCCCGTCACCCCCGCCCCGGCGGCCGGGGCCACCAGCGGGAACGTCGCCACCCCGATCCTCCTCTGGAACATCTCGCGCCTCCTCGACGCCCACGACCTCCCCTCGGGGGCGATCCTCGTCGGCCTCGACATCACGGAGCGGAAGCGGGCCGAGCAGGAGCTCCACCAGAGCCGCCGCCTGAAGGCCGTCGGCGAGCTCGCGGCGGGCGTCGCCCACGAGTTCAACAACATCCTCACCCCGATGCTCCTCCACGTGGAGAACGTCACCGCCCAGCTCGGCGACCGCCCCGGCCTCCAGGACGACCTCGCCGCCGTCGACCGGGCCATCCACTCCGCCGCGAACCTCGTCAGCCGCATCATGCAGATGAGCAAGCCGGGGAACGAGAAGCTCGAGCTCCTCCGCCTCTCCGACATCGCCGGGGAGACCCTCCAGTTCATCCACCGCACCCTCGATCGCCGCATCCGGATCGAGACCGCCTTCGATCCCGACCTCCCCCCCGCCCTCTACAACCGGGGCAGCCTCTCCCAGGCCCTCATCAACCTGATCCTCAACGCCAAGGACGCCCTGGTCGATAAGTTGGACAAGGCGTCCGAGGGCGGCGATCCCGCCTGGGTCCCCACCATCGTCGTCGGCACCCGCGCCCTGATCGCCCAGCCTCCGGCGACCGCCACCGCCTCCGGGAAGCCGGAGCCCTTCCAGCAGCTCTACGTCACCGACAACGGCACCGGCATGTCGACCGAGACCCGCCAATGGGTCTTCCAGCCCTTCTTCACCACGAAGGGGCCGCGCAAGGGGACCGGCCTCGGCCTCGCCGCCGTCTGGAGCTTCGTCGAGGCCGTCGGCGGCTTCATCGACCTCGAGAGCCGGCTCGGCCACGGCACCACCTTCCGCCTGAACCTCCCCCGCCGGACCCAGTCCGAAGAGCCCGCCGGGAAAAAGCCCCCCGGCAAGGCCCAGCCCGCCGCCCCCGCCAACCCCGCCCTCGGCCGCCAGATCCTCTATGCCGAGGACGACGACTTCGTCGCCGGGGCCATCGGCGCCTTCCTCCTCCGCCAGGGATTCGTCGTCTCCCGCCAAGCCGACGGCCTCGCCGCCCTCCGCGCCTACGAGGCCGAGCCCCGGCGCTGGGACCTCGTCCTCACCGACCTCAACATGCCGAACCTTTCCGGCCTCGACCTCATCCGCGAGCTCCGCCGCGCGCCCCGAGATTACCGGGGCAAGATCGTCGTCTTCAGCGGCATGATCTCCGAGGAAGCCCAGCAGCAGCTCGAGGAACTCGGCGTCGCCGCCATCCTCTCCAAGCCCCTCCTCCCCCAGGCCCTCCGGGACAAGCTGTGGGAAATCCTGACGCCCGCGGAGGATGCCTGGGATATTTGA
- a CDS encoding FHA domain-containing protein, producing MPRFIGQNSDFANQVFDLAGQKITVGRTPDNALHLPDNSISSHHAELNLEAGDYIVTDLESTNGSRVNGEKIQTSPLRQGDTVRFGNVDLLYESENSPAETPLPELRIGIPLDQSVSRGRPSHFSGTTAATRSKSKESGPWPLILGAVGLLALGAVGYALFVLFTTK from the coding sequence ATGCCTCGTTTCATCGGCCAGAATAGCGATTTTGCGAATCAGGTTTTTGACCTCGCCGGTCAGAAGATCACCGTCGGCCGGACTCCCGACAACGCCCTCCACCTCCCCGACAACAGCATCTCCAGCCACCACGCCGAGCTGAACCTCGAAGCCGGGGACTACATCGTCACCGATCTCGAGTCGACCAACGGGAGCCGGGTGAACGGAGAAAAAATCCAGACCTCCCCCCTCCGCCAGGGCGACACCGTCCGCTTCGGCAACGTCGATCTCCTCTACGAGTCGGAGAACTCCCCCGCCGAGACCCCCCTCCCCGAACTGCGGATCGGCATCCCCCTCGACCAGTCGGTCTCCCGGGGCCGCCCCTCCCACTTCTCCGGCACCACCGCCGCAACCCGCTCCAAATCAAAGGAAAGCGGCCCCTGGCCCCTCATCCTCGGGGCGGTCGGCCTCCTCGCCCTCGGCGCCGTCGGCTACGCCCTCTTCGTCCTCTTCACGACGAAGTAA
- a CDS encoding Mrp/NBP35 family ATP-binding protein — MNSPLREDQIIAALKTVKYPGFSRDIVSFGLVKGTAIAPIGTGDRQKITLRLALATADKELPRQIDLAVRDALHTLLPGGADLEIEVEIAVAAPPAAAPHAHAQAPGATGPVSYKTEIPGVRHIVAVASGKGGVGKSTVAANLAVALRQAGWRVGLCDCDIYGPSIAHMFGTREAPVAEDETRILPIERHGLRLMSMGFLLEGDAPAVLRGPMVTRYTQQFLRNVAWGELDILLLDLPPGTGDIQLTIVQTVALSGAIIVTTPQEVALIDARKAASMFQKVNVPLLGLIENMSAFLCPDNGKRYAIFGSDGGKHEAARLGVPLLGEIPIEIALRESGDAGVPLSLHSPESATAQAFLAAATAIQKRLG, encoded by the coding sequence ATGAATTCCCCCCTACGCGAAGACCAGATCATCGCCGCGCTGAAGACCGTCAAATACCCCGGATTCAGCCGGGACATCGTCTCCTTCGGCCTCGTGAAGGGGACCGCCATCGCCCCGATCGGAACCGGGGATCGCCAAAAGATCACCCTCCGCCTCGCCCTCGCCACCGCCGACAAGGAACTGCCCCGGCAGATCGACCTCGCCGTCCGCGACGCCCTCCACACCCTCCTCCCCGGCGGGGCCGACCTCGAGATCGAGGTCGAGATCGCCGTCGCCGCGCCGCCCGCCGCCGCCCCCCACGCCCACGCGCAGGCCCCCGGGGCCACCGGTCCCGTCTCCTACAAGACCGAGATCCCCGGCGTCCGCCACATCGTCGCGGTCGCCAGCGGCAAGGGCGGCGTCGGGAAATCGACCGTCGCCGCGAACCTCGCCGTCGCCTTGCGGCAGGCCGGATGGCGCGTCGGCCTCTGCGATTGCGACATCTACGGCCCCAGCATCGCCCACATGTTCGGCACCCGGGAAGCCCCCGTCGCCGAGGACGAGACGAGGATCCTTCCCATCGAGCGCCACGGCCTCCGCCTCATGAGCATGGGCTTCCTCCTCGAGGGGGACGCCCCCGCCGTCCTCCGCGGGCCGATGGTCACCCGCTACACCCAGCAGTTCCTCCGCAACGTCGCCTGGGGCGAGCTCGACATCCTCCTCCTCGACCTTCCCCCCGGCACCGGCGACATCCAGCTCACCATCGTCCAGACCGTCGCCCTCTCCGGTGCGATCATCGTGACGACGCCGCAGGAAGTCGCCCTCATCGACGCCCGCAAGGCCGCCTCGATGTTCCAGAAAGTCAACGTCCCCCTCCTCGGCCTCATCGAGAACATGAGCGCCTTCCTCTGTCCCGACAACGGCAAGCGGTACGCCATCTTCGGCTCCGACGGCGGCAAGCACGAGGCCGCCCGCCTCGGCGTTCCCCTCCTCGGCGAGATCCCCATCGAGATCGCCCTGCGCGAATCGGGCGACGCGGGCGTTCCCCTCAGCCTTCACTCTCCCGAATCGGCGACCGCCCAGGCCTTCCTCGCTGCGGCGACGGCGATTCAGAAACGGCTCGGGTAA
- a CDS encoding site-2 protease family protein produces MSSPSFLQSLYIFLLFIPLVTLHEVAHAWAAHWLGDDEAEDEGRLTLNPLSHIDIWGTLILPVLNFVLNHSLTPLGWGRPVPFTPDERQPRLQMVLFAVAGPLASLLIAVILTACRTLFLAPDSTWCNLLDTAAFISGFIGLSHLLIPIPPFDGWLLLGAFFRLPEELMNPGNVWWFVAFFVLLSFTPLLSAIGALTYYVLAHTEHLILFLK; encoded by the coding sequence ATGTCCTCCCCGTCCTTCCTCCAATCCCTCTACATCTTCCTCCTCTTCATCCCGCTGGTCACCCTCCACGAGGTCGCCCACGCCTGGGCCGCCCACTGGTTGGGCGACGACGAGGCCGAGGACGAAGGCCGCCTCACCCTCAATCCCCTCAGCCATATCGACATCTGGGGGACCCTCATCCTCCCCGTCCTGAACTTCGTCCTCAACCACAGCCTCACCCCCCTCGGCTGGGGCCGTCCCGTCCCCTTCACCCCGGACGAGCGCCAGCCCCGGCTCCAGATGGTCCTCTTCGCCGTCGCGGGGCCCCTCGCCAGCCTCCTCATCGCCGTCATCCTCACCGCCTGCCGTACCCTTTTCCTCGCCCCCGACTCGACTTGGTGCAACCTCCTCGACACCGCCGCCTTCATCTCCGGCTTCATCGGCCTCTCCCACCTCCTCATCCCCATCCCCCCCTTCGACGGCTGGCTCCTCCTCGGCGCCTTCTTCCGCCTCCCCGAGGAGCTCATGAACCCCGGCAACGTCTGGTGGTTCGTCGCCTTCTTCGTCCTCCTCTCCTTCACCCCCCTCCTTTCGGCGATCGGCGCCCTCACCTATTACGTGCTGGCCCACACCGAACACCTCATCCTTTTCCTCAAATGA
- a CDS encoding dihydroorotase — protein sequence MSIQERPAPGTQPLALKLQGGRVIDPASKRDAVGDVHLLDGKVVDPALHPDAAWQTVDVAGKIVTPGLIDVHVHLREPGGSAKETIRHGSRAAAAGGFTSIVAMPNTRPAVDSVDTVVWMQQKIANDAVVNVYPTGCLSVEMKGELLAPIGSLKKAGVVAITDDGHCIQNNELMRRALEYAKMFDLPVLDHCQDYALTAGAVMNEGYWSTVLGLRGWPAIAEEIIVGRNAMLSELTGTTILCQHLSSIGSVRILREAKQRGIRIHGEAMPHHLLLTDETCQGYDTNYKMNPPLRTEADRQALLEAVADGTIEVLASDHAPHTRHEKEVEFDRAPFGIIGLETELPVFIKALIEPKVIDWPTMISRLTIEPARILRLDKLNKGTLAFGADADVTVIDPSLEWVVDAEQFESRSRNCPFDKMPLRGRAVLTIVNGHIIWKL from the coding sequence ATGAGCATCCAAGAACGTCCCGCCCCCGGCACCCAACCCCTCGCCCTGAAACTCCAGGGCGGCCGCGTCATCGATCCGGCGTCGAAGCGCGACGCCGTCGGCGACGTCCACCTCCTCGACGGCAAGGTCGTCGATCCCGCGCTCCATCCGGACGCCGCGTGGCAGACCGTCGACGTCGCCGGGAAGATCGTCACCCCCGGCCTCATCGACGTCCACGTCCACCTCCGCGAGCCGGGCGGCTCCGCGAAGGAGACCATCCGCCACGGCAGCCGCGCCGCCGCCGCCGGGGGCTTCACCAGCATCGTCGCGATGCCGAACACCCGGCCCGCCGTCGACAGCGTCGATACCGTCGTCTGGATGCAGCAGAAGATCGCGAACGACGCCGTCGTCAACGTCTACCCCACCGGCTGCCTCTCGGTCGAAATGAAGGGCGAGCTGCTGGCCCCCATCGGCTCCCTGAAGAAGGCGGGCGTCGTCGCCATCACCGACGACGGCCACTGCATCCAGAACAACGAGCTGATGCGCCGCGCCCTCGAATACGCGAAGATGTTCGACCTCCCCGTCCTCGACCATTGCCAGGACTACGCCCTCACCGCCGGGGCCGTCATGAACGAGGGCTACTGGAGCACCGTCCTCGGCCTCCGGGGCTGGCCCGCCATCGCCGAGGAGATCATCGTCGGCCGGAACGCCATGCTCTCCGAGCTGACCGGGACCACCATCCTCTGCCAGCACCTCTCCAGCATCGGCTCCGTCCGCATCCTCCGGGAGGCGAAGCAGCGCGGCATCCGGATCCACGGCGAGGCGATGCCCCACCACCTCCTCCTCACCGACGAGACCTGCCAGGGCTACGACACCAACTACAAGATGAACCCCCCGCTCCGCACCGAGGCCGACCGCCAGGCCCTCCTCGAGGCGGTCGCCGACGGGACCATCGAGGTCCTCGCGAGCGATCACGCCCCCCACACGAGGCACGAGAAGGAGGTCGAGTTCGACCGCGCCCCCTTCGGCATCATCGGCCTCGAGACCGAGCTCCCCGTCTTCATCAAGGCCCTCATCGAGCCGAAGGTCATCGATTGGCCGACGATGATCTCCCGCCTCACCATCGAGCCCGCCCGGATCCTCCGCCTCGACAAATTGAACAAGGGAACCCTCGCCTTCGGGGCCGACGCCGACGTCACCGTCATCGACCCCTCCCTGGAGTGGGTCGTCGACGCGGAGCAGTTCGAGTCCCGCTCCCGGAACTGCCCGTTCGACAAAATGCCCTTGCGTGGCCGCGCGGTACTCACCATTGTTAACGGACACATCATCTGGAAACTGTAA
- a CDS encoding DUF4032 domain-containing protein, translating to MDTSHDNEKLFRNSALYQEFLAEREEILKHKWLESEKAGQDVGFEKALLDWIVNHRATWREHRHGVLQRRSDGSRIGVS from the coding sequence ATGGACACCTCGCACGATAACGAAAAGCTCTTCCGGAACTCCGCCCTGTATCAGGAATTCCTCGCCGAACGCGAAGAAATCCTCAAGCACAAGTGGTTGGAGAGTGAAAAGGCCGGTCAGGACGTCGGCTTTGAAAAAGCCCTCCTCGACTGGATCGTCAACCACCGCGCCACCTGGCGCGAACACCGCCACGGCGTCCTCCAGCGCCGCAGCGACGGCTCCCGCATCGGCGTTTCCTAA
- the carA gene encoding glutamine-hydrolyzing carbamoyl-phosphate synthase small subunit: protein MPTPSPRPALLALEDGLVFRGQAFGAPATRVGEVCFNTSMTGYQEILTDPSYAGQIITMTYPEIGNYGVNPLDVESDKAQVSGFAVRRLSPRASSWRSNQDLSSYLSEYGIPGISGIDTRALTKHLRTKGALRGVLTTEDVSEKEAIAQANAWRYEDQDFVELTSTKKTYEWDVDGSRSRKWTLVQGTRPEGARPLTGEDYFAPLPPVRHRIVAYDFGIKYNILRRLRQHGFAVTVVPARTPAEEVLAMKPAGVFLSNGPGDPSKLTYAHETARKLVASKIPVFGICLGHQILGYALGGKTFKLKFGHRGGNQPVQEVGGENTGRVSITSQNHGFAVDADSLPTETVAISQINLNDRTCEGLTHRKLPVFSVQYHPEASPGPHETTRFFDDFATAIETGKVPGVS, encoded by the coding sequence ATGCCCACTCCCTCCCCCCGCCCCGCACTCCTGGCCCTCGAAGACGGACTCGTCTTTCGCGGACAAGCCTTCGGCGCACCCGCCACCCGGGTCGGCGAGGTCTGTTTCAACACCTCGATGACCGGCTACCAGGAGATCCTCACCGATCCCTCCTACGCGGGCCAGATCATCACAATGACCTACCCCGAGATCGGGAACTACGGCGTCAACCCCCTCGACGTCGAGTCGGACAAGGCCCAGGTCTCCGGCTTCGCCGTCCGCCGCCTCTCCCCCCGGGCCAGCAGCTGGCGCTCGAACCAGGACCTCTCCAGCTACCTCTCCGAATACGGCATCCCCGGCATCTCCGGCATCGACACCCGTGCCCTCACGAAGCACCTCCGCACGAAGGGCGCCCTCCGGGGCGTCCTGACCACCGAGGACGTCTCCGAGAAGGAAGCGATCGCCCAGGCCAACGCCTGGCGCTACGAGGACCAGGACTTCGTCGAGCTCACCTCGACCAAGAAAACCTACGAGTGGGACGTTGACGGCTCCCGGAGCCGGAAATGGACCCTCGTCCAGGGCACCCGCCCCGAAGGAGCCCGCCCCCTCACCGGCGAAGACTACTTCGCCCCCCTGCCCCCCGTCCGCCACCGGATCGTCGCCTACGACTTCGGCATCAAGTACAACATCCTCCGCCGCCTCCGGCAGCACGGCTTCGCCGTCACCGTCGTCCCCGCCCGGACCCCCGCCGAGGAAGTCCTCGCCATGAAGCCGGCCGGCGTCTTCCTCTCCAACGGCCCCGGCGACCCCTCGAAGCTCACCTACGCCCACGAGACGGCCCGGAAGCTCGTGGCGTCGAAGATCCCCGTCTTCGGCATCTGCCTCGGCCACCAGATCCTCGGCTACGCCCTCGGCGGCAAGACCTTCAAGCTGAAGTTCGGCCACCGCGGCGGCAACCAGCCCGTCCAGGAAGTCGGCGGCGAGAACACCGGCCGGGTCAGCATCACCTCCCAGAACCACGGCTTCGCCGTCGACGCCGATTCCCTCCCCACGGAGACCGTCGCGATCAGCCAGATCAACCTGAACGACCGGACCTGCGAGGGCCTCACCCACCGGAAGCTCCCCGTCTTCTCCGTCCAGTATCACCCGGAGGCCTCCCCCGGCCCCCACGAGACCACCCGCTTCTTCGACGACTTCGCCACCGCGATCGAAACCGGAAAAGTCCCCGGCGTCTCCTAA
- the pyrR gene encoding bifunctional pyr operon transcriptional regulator/uracil phosphoribosyltransferase PyrR: METRPLLDGAQIAALIERLASEVAASVSQPQSLALVGLPTRGVTLARRLADRIGAITGSQIPPVGQIDITFHRDDLSQHLPIPHQTEIPFDPTGKTVLLVDDVLFTGRTTRAALDALNDFGRPAAIRLLALVDRGHRQLPIQADFVGAAFTTSLADRVTVHFTENDGHDSVLLQS; the protein is encoded by the coding sequence ATGGAAACCCGGCCCCTCCTCGACGGCGCGCAGATCGCCGCCCTGATTGAACGCCTCGCCTCCGAGGTCGCCGCTTCCGTTTCTCAGCCCCAGTCCCTCGCCCTCGTCGGCCTCCCCACGCGGGGCGTCACCCTGGCCCGCCGCCTCGCCGACCGGATCGGGGCGATCACCGGCAGCCAGATCCCCCCCGTCGGCCAGATCGACATCACCTTCCACCGGGACGACCTCAGCCAGCACCTCCCCATCCCCCACCAGACCGAGATCCCCTTCGACCCGACGGGGAAGACCGTCCTCCTCGTCGACGACGTCCTCTTCACCGGCCGGACGACCCGGGCCGCCCTCGACGCGCTGAACGACTTCGGCCGCCCCGCCGCCATCCGCCTCCTGGCGCTCGTCGACCGGGGCCACCGCCAGCTCCCGATCCAGGCCGACTTCGTCGGGGCGGCCTTCACCACCTCCCTCGCCGACCGCGTCACCGTCCACTTCACCGAAAACGACGGCCACGATTCCGTCCTGCTCCAATCCTGA
- a CDS encoding aspartate carbamoyltransferase catalytic subunit, translating into MPTTAPAQAWKRKDLLAIRDLESWEIELILSTAAAFKEVLGRQIKKVPSLRGKTVINLFVEPSTRTRASFELAASRLSADVLSLDSDRSSFTKGETLKDTALNLQAMGTNLVILRHSAAGAAQFLAERLEAGVINAGDGAHEHPTQGLLDLFTIRQHFPDLKGKKVAIIGDILFSRVARSNIWALLKSGAEVTLVGPTTLLPLVFSQFGVAGNRVKLSHSIDDVLAESHVLMLLRIQHERQQKTLFPSLGEYTALFGLTADRFKKCRPDVMIMHPGPINRGVEIDSGVADCANSVILEQVSNGMAVRMAILYLLSGGQGPQGVSA; encoded by the coding sequence ATGCCCACCACCGCCCCAGCCCAAGCCTGGAAACGCAAAGACCTCCTCGCGATCCGCGACCTCGAATCGTGGGAGATCGAGCTCATCCTCTCGACCGCCGCCGCCTTCAAGGAAGTGCTGGGCCGGCAGATCAAGAAAGTCCCCTCCCTTCGGGGCAAGACCGTCATCAACCTCTTCGTCGAGCCGAGCACCCGCACCCGCGCCTCCTTCGAGCTCGCCGCCAGCCGCCTCAGCGCCGACGTCCTCTCCCTCGACAGCGACCGCAGCTCCTTCACCAAGGGCGAGACCCTGAAGGACACCGCCCTCAACCTCCAGGCCATGGGGACCAACCTGGTCATCCTCCGCCACTCCGCCGCCGGGGCCGCCCAGTTCCTCGCGGAGCGCCTCGAGGCGGGCGTCATCAACGCCGGGGACGGCGCCCACGAGCACCCCACCCAGGGCCTCCTCGACCTCTTCACCATCCGCCAGCACTTCCCCGACCTGAAGGGGAAGAAAGTCGCCATCATCGGGGACATCCTCTTCAGCCGCGTCGCCCGCTCGAACATCTGGGCCCTGCTGAAATCGGGCGCCGAGGTCACCCTCGTCGGCCCCACCACCCTCCTCCCCCTCGTCTTCTCCCAGTTCGGCGTCGCGGGAAACCGGGTGAAGCTCAGCCACTCGATCGACGACGTCCTCGCCGAGAGCCACGTCCTCATGCTCCTCCGCATCCAGCACGAGCGGCAGCAGAAGACCCTCTTCCCCTCCCTCGGCGAATACACCGCCCTCTTCGGCCTCACGGCGGATCGCTTCAAGAAATGCCGCCCCGATGTCATGATCATGCATCCCGGCCCGATCAACCGCGGCGTCGAGATCGACAGCGGCGTCGCCGACTGCGCGAACTCGGTGATCCTCGAACAGGTCTCCAACGGCATGGCCGTCCGCATGGCCATCCTCTATCTCCTCTCCGGCGGCCAAGGCCCGCAGGGAGTCTCCGCCTAG